TTCTGCTTAGAGCGGAAAGATTTATGTGTGATTGTAAGCTTCTGTTCCCATCCAGTTCCTTACCGTCTTGTAAAAGTAAAAACTTCCGCTAAAAATTACTAATTCTGTTTTTTTATCTTCTGCACCAAAATATTGAATCGCTTGCTCGCTTGTAACAACTTCGGCTTTGGGGAAATAGCTTTTCATTTTTTCTACGCTTGCGGCTCTGTCCCCCTCCTGCTGGTATATCATCAAATTCGGAAACTCATTCCAAAGATTCGAAATTTCCTGCCGAAGCTTATCATCCATGAAGCTGAGAATTACTCTCCATTTTTGAGGCGGTGCAATTCTCTTTAACTCTTTTATGAGTTCTATTACAGATTCAACGTTATGGGCTCCGTCAAAGTACCATTTATTTACGGGATGAATTTTATAAAAATGTGCATGATATCCAATTCGCGAATCCATTTTTTCAATTCCTGCAATAAAACTGGCCTCAGAAACCTCAAACTCTGCTTGAAGTAACTCTCTTACACACCAGCTTACCGCAACATTGATGGCATCAATCTGTTTCCTTCCTTCAGCGTTGATGGAAACTTTTCCTGACTCTACATGAAGTATAAAATTATCGTTCTCATACTCAGGATTGAGCTTAGTTGCATGATGAACATTTGCGCCTTTCTTTTCGGCAATATCATTGATTACGGAAACGGCTTCTTTGTCTAATCTCCCCACAACTATCGGCCGATTGTTTTTGATGATTCCGGCTTTCTCTTCAGCAATTTTAGCTATTGAATCTCCTAAAATATCTGTGTGATCCATTCCAACAGATGTGATCACAGAAACCAACGGATCAATCACGTTGGTAGCGTCCAGTCGTCCGCCCAAACCTGTCTCTATCACTGCCAAATCAACATCCTGACGTTCATAGTACCAGAACGCTATCGCTGTTGTTAATTCAAAAAATGTCACCT
This is a stretch of genomic DNA from Rhodohalobacter barkolensis. It encodes these proteins:
- a CDS encoding bifunctional folylpolyglutamate synthase/dihydrofolate synthase, with amino-acid sequence MSKIMFDTIEEVESYMLSIPKFGTVGRSAANFNLDRMKEFCETMGNPQERVPMIHVAGTNGKGTTCQMLASVYQEAGYRVGLYTSPHLVDVRERFRINGEWITDSYFLEFFQEYGEFILSRKVTFFELTTAIAFWYYERQDVDLAVIETGLGGRLDATNVIDPLVSVITSVGMDHTDILGDSIAKIAEEKAGIIKNNRPIVVGRLDKEAVSVINDIAEKKGANVHHATKLNPEYENDNFILHVESGKVSINAEGRKQIDAINVAVSWCVRELLQAEFEVSEASFIAGIEKMDSRIGYHAHFYKIHPVNKWYFDGAHNVESVIELIKELKRIAPPQKWRVILSFMDDKLRQEISNLWNEFPNLMIYQQEGDRAASVEKMKSYFPKAEVVTSEQAIQYFGAEDKKTELVIFSGSFYFYKTVRNWMGTEAYNHT